GTAGTCGATGAGGCCACTGTCCCAGAGGCTGTGCAGGTTGGTGTCCTTACCGCGGTACTTCACCTTGATGTCGTTGCCACCCTTGTCTTCGGCGTGGCCCGCGTGCAGGGGCTGGTGCACGTCGCCGACGATGTGCACCACAAACTTCAGAGCCATGATGCGCTCAGCCTGGGTTTTGCCCGAATCGGTCAGCTCCCGCAGCTTGGCTTGCAGCATGTTGTAGGCGTTGGGTTCGGTCTGGCTCTTGAGCTGCTGCCGGTACTGCTCCTGGCTCAGGCCCGAAGGGGTGTTGACGTAGTGCCAGGGGCCAGTTTCCTTGAACTCGGGGTAGGGGCGCACCTCATCGGCCCAGGTACTCACCAGCGGAAGGCTTTCGGTGCCCAGCAGGCGCTGGATTTCCCGCTTAGCGCGGCGGCTGAGGTGTTGTTCGGCAATTTTACCAACGGCGCGGTGCCCATCCACACCCCAGGCCCAGGAGGCCAGCGGGCTGAGCACGCACAGCAGCAGCGGCAGAAGACGCTTGCGCATAAGAGGGGAAAAGGTAAGAGAAAAGAGTGCTAAAAGTGAATTCTATACTCTAGGTTGCAGAGTAAACATTCAGTCAAATGTACCGGGAAAAATACGCTCAGAGAAGGGCCATCCAATTATTTGCCCAAGGAAAAGACCGGACCGAGATTTTAAATATGCTCGCGGAGGAAGGGGCCAGCTCAGACCAGTTAGAGACATTGGCCGATAAATACCAGAATATGCACCTTCTGCTGACACGCGAAGATGCTAAGCGGCAGTTGAAAGTGGCTGGAATGCTCAAAACTATTGGCGCGGTTTTCTTAATATGTGGCGTATTGCTCACTCTACTTAGCCAGTTTTATTTTGCTGATGGATCATACTTGGTGTACTATAGTCTAATCGGTTTCGGTATCGGTTTACTTATCAAAGGCAGTTTAGACAAGAAAGCGGCTACTCAACAACTCACCTGACAAAAACCAACAAAAAGCCCCGCCGGCTAATAGCCAGCGGGGCTTCTAAACTTTAAGCTACCAAATTACACCCCAGCCGCCACGGCCACCTTGGGGGCGCCGGCCAGGATTTCATCGTTGGCGAAGTCGGCGAACTTCTGGAAGTTCTGCACGAACTTCTCGGCCAGCGAAGCAGCCGTTTTGTCGTAGGCTTCTTTGTCGGCCCAGGTGTTGCGCGGGTCCAGGATGGTGGTGGGTACGCCGGGCACGGCGGCCGGCATTTCCACGCCGAATACCGGGTGCTTCACAAATTCCACTTCGTTCAGCTCGCCGTTCAGGG
This region of Hymenobacter sp. YIM 151500-1 genomic DNA includes:
- a CDS encoding S1/P1 nuclease, with product MRKRLLPLLLCVLSPLASWAWGVDGHRAVGKIAEQHLSRRAKREIQRLLGTESLPLVSTWADEVRPYPEFKETGPWHYVNTPSGLSQEQYRQQLKSQTEPNAYNMLQAKLRELTDSGKTQAERIMALKFVVHIVGDVHQPLHAGHAEDKGGNDIKVKYRGKDTNLHSLWDSGLIDYQGLTYTEMAQQYDQRLRRRQVRALQAAPADQWLWESYQASEKLYQEAPTDTDIDYRYYPAHAELLRQRITEAGIRLAGLLNEVLG